From Brienomyrus brachyistius isolate T26 chromosome 18, BBRACH_0.4, whole genome shotgun sequence, one genomic window encodes:
- the nup98 gene encoding nuclear pore complex protein Nup98-Nup96 isoform X3 produces the protein MFNKSFGAPFGGGTGGFGTTSTFGQPSTGFGTTGGFGTSAFGATNNTGGLFGATQNKPGGLFGSSTFSQPVTSSTSTGFGFGAASGTSNSLFGSTNTGGGGLFSQPSNAFGANKPASFGTFGTSSSSGGLFGTTNTTSNPFGGTSGSLFGSSGFTATQPGTTIKFNPPTGSDTMVKGGVTTSINTKHQCITAMKEYENKSLEELRLEDYQAGRKGPSNPMAAGTGMLFGTGAAATPSTAAGLFGSGTNTGFSFGPNKTSFGTSTSGFGTATGSLFSQPQQQPQQTTSLFSKPFGQPATTQNTGFSFGNMTMGQPNTSGIGLFGSTAASQAGGLFNNTANTSTAQGFGTGAGLFAQPPNAFGSVGTQNLFGSKTPGFGTTTTSAPTFGSGSSLFGNKPTLTLTNNNTSTFGFGANNPGGGLFGNKTGTTGLGAGLGAGFGTVGTGQTSLFGATQNKLGSTLGGVGAFGTTSFNTGTGGLGFGAPQQPVALTDPNAAAAQQAVLQQQINALAYSPFGDSPLFRNPLSDPKKKEERLKPTNPAAQKALTTPTHYKLTPRPATRVRPKALGSSGSSKSQLFDGLDDDEPSLNNGSFMPRKSIKKLVLKNLNGSSLYSPSNREAEDLASPADYPENGLGRSIEEEARVHEEERLEEDLEEVTKFYTNPIAKPVPHTLEGKSNPSLQDTIAELNVRSTRSNGLGASSEDVSLGDDSVLEEREETGAQSPHPAGIVLRRVGYYTIPSMEELGRMVNEDGQCLVENFTVGRKGYGSVFFPGEVNLTGLNLDEIVHFRRKEVIVYPDDKAKPPIGEGLNRRAEVTLDGVWPNDKTTCTQIKSPERLLDMNYEGRLENASRKQGARFLEYRPETGSWVFEVAHFSKYGLQDSDEEEEAPPAKADAKKQKTTLATLPPGLQHPPTQQQMALNGKPGPQAQSVSALDLLNRVSEVDSDMADITQEPPLTSQSLLEEEGDEEDGDDMADRASGLEGERRRAGEMSGRQDAMMLSASSHIASSLGINPHTLQIMKASFFTEDDEGDPFQDLGFGRQTAKMEEVLDLGSPRIPRSGIQGRASAGGLLQSRFSTGSGIFSQPPDGLFGSVPRPSEPSRLSPWPSLGPTFLLPPPAPGPAPDAPLRTVGARRQRSLVPLSGSVTLGKGKLLMDAALFAGRSFRVGWGPGWTLAHCGDRLGGLRAPSLDSQGESTGFSFLPKPVKSKTISESPFKVHLEQVLGAEDSESEETMALFRHPLEIELKHCTISTEELCPFILPRAGVEALHEYAEWMLQVNAESEAVDDVVKHWMLVWTLCTALWGRLNGATSDGDLSRGYAQQLERRRSFSAWLSQSASGRVEEEVVRSQGRSHMEAVFSYLTGHCVSEACRLAQKSGDHRLSLLLSQAVGLQCTRDLLAMQLVDWHRMQTDSFLQDDRLRVFSLLAGKPVWESTDSTINVCSELDWKRCVAVHLWYMLPPTASVADALCMYEAAFQGSDDRQKYACPPLPPYLDNCECEVLEEQELQEVGEPRRQLYDICFHLLKLYSDRHYSLQQLLDPCTVTADRLDYRLSWHLWNVLQALNYTHLSPQRQGLLHTSYAAQLESAGLWEMAIFVLLHIPDSVLRERAVKEMLNLHCPLVETDDSAERERFLTEKLLVPVEWLHDAKATRAHHEGDKHREAMHLYRAGHWSRCHWLVIQHLASDCIINENHNYLLEFLKGLEVAERSAQIHDWDTAGRVFLDYINVIQTLQAIQMEGPAYEMEQLHTEVTSLCGRIELIPCATAKDRLAQSEMAKRVANILRVVLSLQQGGEPGADAPHIPLRHLAPHIGLLPMPEDYALEELRGLTQSYLRELIVGQ, from the exons ATGTTCAACAAGTCGTTTGGCGCTCCGTTTGGGGGCGGAACTGGAGGATTTGGAACGACCTCCACGTTCGGGCAGCCAA GTACAGGGTTTGGTACCACAGGTGGCTTTGGAACATCTGCGTTTGGTGCAACCAATAACACCGGGGGACTCTTTGGAGCCACGCAAAACAAGCCAG GTGGGCTCTTCGGTTCCAGTACATTCAGCCAGCCTGTGACGTCCTCCACCAGCACCggatttgggttcggtgctgcTAGTGGCACTTCCAACAGCCTGTTTGGCAGTACGAATACTGGAGGAGGTGGCCTGTTCTCACAGCCGAGCAATGCTTTTGGAGCCAACAAGCCAGCATCTTTTGGCA CATTTGGcaccagcagcagcagtggGGGGCTCTTTGGGACGACCAACACAACCTCCAACCCCTTCGGAGGCACGTCAGGATCCCTCTTTGGGTCCTCGGGATTCACTGCAACGCAGCCGGGGACAACCATCAAGTTCAAT CCCCCAACGGGAAGCGACACCATGGTGAAAGGTGGGGTGACAACCAGCATCAACACCAAGCATCAGTGCATCACGGCCATGAAGGAGTATGAGAACAAATCCTTGGAG GAACTGAGGCTGGAAGACTACCAGGCTGGCCGTAAGGGCCCCTCTAACCCTATGGCAGCTGGCACCGGTATGCTCTTCGGCACGGGTGCCGCAGCTACTCCCAGTACCGCTGCTGGTCTCTTTGGTTCTGGCACCAACACTGGCTTCAGCTTCGGGCCCAATAAAACCTCCTTTGGAACCA GCACCAGCGGTTTCGGTACGGCCACAGGTAGCCTGTTTAGCCAACCgcagcagcagcctcagcagaccACTAGTCTGTTCAGCAAGCCTTTTGGTCAGCCTGCCACCACCCAGAACACGGGCTTCTCCTTCGGCAACATGACTATGGGGCAGCCCAACACCAGCGGCATT GGTTTGTTTGGCAGCACGGCAGCTTCCCAAGCAGGGGGGCTGTTTAATAACACGGCAAACACCAGCACAGCTCAAGGCTTTGGCACCGGTGCAGGACTCTTTGCACAACCCCCCAATGCTTTTGGCAGTGTTGGCACCCAG AATTTGTTTGGCAGCAAAACCCCAGGATTCGGTACAACCACAACTAGTGCACCGACCTTTGGATCTGGCTCTAGCTTGTTTGGGAACAAACCAACACTCACCCTCACCAACAACAACACATCCACTTTTG GTTTCGGTGCAAATAACCCCGGTGGAGGGCTTTTTGGTAACAAAACTGGAACCACCGGGCTGGGAGCtgggctgggagctgggtttggaACAG TTGGCACAGGCCAGACCTCCCTGTTTGGGGCTACGCAGAACAAGCTGGGCTCCACTCTAGGTGGCGTGGGTGCTTTCGGGACCACCAGCTTCAACACCGGCACCGGCGGCCTGGGCTTTGGTGCCCCACAGCAGCCTGTCG CTCTGACGGATCCCAATGCTGCAGCAGCCCAGCAGGCTGTGCTCCAGCAGCAGATCAACGCCCTGGCCTACTCCCCTTTCGGTGACTCGCCACTCTTCAGAAACCCCCTGTCTGACCCAAAGAAAAAGGAGGAG CGCCTCAAGCCAACCAATCCAGCAGCACAGAAGGCCCTGACCACGCCCACCCACTACAAACTGACCCCACGCCCTGCCACACGCGTCCGGCCCAAGGCCCTCGGCTCGTCTGGGTCCTCCAAATCCCAGCTCTTCGATGGCTTGGACGACGACGAGCCTTCCCTCAACAATGGCTCCTTCATGCCCAG GAAGAGTATCAAAAAGCTGGTGTTGAAGAACCTGAATGGGAGCAGCCTCTATTCCCCCAGTAACAGAGAGGCTGAGGATCTGGCCTCCCCCGCTGACTACCCTGAGAACGGACTTGG CCGCAGTATTGAGGAGGAGGCCCGTGTTCATGAGGAAGAACGACTGGAGGAGGACCTGGAGGAGGTGACCAAGTTCTACACAAATCCAATCGCCAAGCCAGTGCCGCACACTCTGGAGGGCAAGTCAAACCCATCGCTTCAGGACACCATCGCGGAGCTGAACGTCCGCTCCACACGCAGCAACGGCCTGGGCGCCAGCAGCGAGGACGTGTCTCTGGGCGATGACTCTGTGCTGGAGGAGCGTGAGGAGACAGGGGCTCAGTCACCACACCCTGCTG GCATTGTTCTGCGACGTGTGGGATACTACACTATTCCCAGCATGGAGGAACTGGGCAGGATGGTGAATGAGGATGGTCAGTGCTTGGTGGAGAACTTCACAGTTGGCAGGAAAG GCTATGGCTCGGTGTTCTTCCCTGGTGAGGTAAACCTGACCGGCCTCAACCTGGATGAAATCGTGCACTTCCGCAGGAAGGAGGTCATCGTGTACCCTGATGACAAGGCCAAACCTCCCATAGGGGAAGGTCTTAATAG GCGAGCTGAGGTGACGCTGGATGGCGTTTGGCCCAATGACAAAACCACCTGCACCCAGATCAAGAGTCCCGAGAGGCTGTTGGACATGAACTACGAGGGGCGGCTAGAAAATGCCTCACGGAAGCAGGGGGCGCGCTTCCTGGAGTACCGGCCCGAGACCGGCTCCTGGGTGTTTGAG GTCGCCCACTTTTCTAAGTACGGACTCCAGGACTCCGACGAGGAGGAAGAGGCCCCCCCGGCCAAGGCAGATGCCAAGAAGCAGAAGACCACATTGGCCACATTGCCTCCCGGCTTACAACATCCCCCAACCCAACAGCAGATGGCGCTGAATGGCAAGCCAGGCCCCCAGGCGCAG agtgTGTCCGCATTGGATCTGCTGAACCGCGTGTCGGAGGTGGACAGCGACATGGCCGACATCACCCAGGAGCCTCCTCTGACCTCGCAAAGCTtgctggaggaggagggagacgAGGAGGACGGGGATGACATGGCTGACCGGGCGAGTGGTCTGGAGGGGGAGCGGAGGCGGGCAGGGGAGATGTCTGGCAGGCAGGATGCCATGATGCTCTCCGCCTCCAGCCACATTGCGTCCTCTCTGGGTATCAACCCCCATACCCTACAG ATCATGAAGGCGTCATTCTTCACGGAGGACGATGAGGGAGACCCTTTCCAGGATCTGGGCTTCGGTCGGCAAACTGCAAAGATGGAGGAGGTCCTGGACCTGGGCTCCCCCCGCATTCCGCGCTCTGGTATTCAGGGACGGGCTTCag CTGGCGGTTTGCTGCAGTCTCGCTTCTCCACTGGCTCCGGCATATTTTCTCAGCCCCCAGACGGCCTATTCGGAAGTGTTCCCCGGCCCTCTGAGCCGTCCCGCCTCTCCCCTTGGCCCTCACTGGGACCAACCTTTCTGCTGCCCCCACCAGCCCCTGGCCCTGCACCAGATGCACCCCTCCGCACAGTGGGGGCCCGGCGCCAGCGCAGCCTGGTTCCGCTGTCCGGCTCGGTGACCCTGGGTAAGGGCAAGCTGCTGATGGACGCAGCCCTGTTCGCTGGCCGCTCCTTCCGCGTTGGCTGGGGGCCCGGCTGGACGCTGGCCCACTGTGGTGACCGGCTGGGGGGGCTCAGGGCGCCATCACTGGACTCGCAGGGGGAATCTACCGGCTTCAGTTTCCTGCCCAAGCCAGTCAAGAGCAAAAC GATATCGGAGAGCCCTTTCAAAGTGCACCTGGAGCAGGTGCTGGGTGCAGAGGACAGCGAGTCTGAGGAGACCATGGCGCTCTTCCGGCACCCCCTAGAGATTGAGCTGAAACACTGCACCATCAGCACAGAGGAGCTGTGCCCTTTCATCCTGCCGAGGGCCGGCGTCGAGGCCTTGCACGAGTACGCAGAGTGGATGCTGCAGGTCAACGCCGAGTCAGAGGCCGTGGACG ACGTCGTGAAGCATTGGATGTTGGTGTGGACCCTGTGTACTGCCCTGTGGGGTCGCCTGAATGGCGCGACTTCAGACGGCGACCTGTCCAGAGGGTACGCCCAGCAGCTCGAGCGGCGGCGCAGCTTCTCCGCCTGGCTGTCCCAGAGTGCTTCCGGCagggtggaggaggaggtggtgcGTTCCCAGGGGCGGAGCCACATGGAGGCAGTTTTCAGCTACCTGACGGGACACTGCGTCAGTGAGGCGTGTCGCCTCGCTCAGAAGTCgg GGGACCACCGGCTCTCACTGCTGCTGTCGCAGGCGGTCGGCTTGCAGTGCACCCGTGACCTGCTGGCCATGCAGCTGGTCGATTGGCACCGCATGCAGACGGATTCCTTCCTGCAGGACGACAGGCTGCGCGTCTTCTCTCTGCTCGCGGGGAAACCA GTGTGGGAGTCCACAGATAGCACCATCAATGTCTGTTCTGAGCTGGACTGGAAGCGCTGTGTCGCTGTGCACCTGTGGTACATGCTGCCCCCGACAGCCTCTGTGGCTGACGCCCTCTGCATGTACGAGGCTGCCTTCCAG GGCTCCGATGATCGCCAGAAGTACGCCTGCCCTCCGTTGCCGCCCTACCTTGACAACTGCGAGTGTGAGGTGCTggaggagcaggagctacaggaGGTTGGCGAGCCCAGGAGACAGCTCTATGACATCTGCTTCCACCTGCTGAAGCTCTACAGTGACAG GCACTACAGCCTACAGCAGCTGCTGGACCCCTGCACTGTCACTGCAGACCGGCTGGACTACCGCCTCAGCTGGCACCTTTGGAACGTCCTTCAAGCCCTCAACTACACCCACCTGTCCCCGCAGAGGCAGGGTCTGCTGCACACTAGCTATGCCGCCCAGCTGGAGAGCGCGGGATTGTGGGAAATGGCGATCTTTGTGCTGCTACACATCCCTGACTCTGT CCTTCGCGAGCGAGCGGTAAAGGAGATGCTGAACCTgcactgccctctggtggagacGGACGACTCTGCAGAGAGAGAGCGCTTTCTGACagagaagctgctggtgccGGTGGAGTGGCTGCATGACGCGAAAGCGACGCGCGCCCATCACGAGGGAGACAAGCATCGCGAGGCCATGCATCTCTACCGGGCTGGCCACTGGAGCCGGTGTCACTGGCTTGTCATCCAACACCTAGCCTCAG ATTGCATCATCAATGAGAACCACAACTACCTGTTGGAGTTCCTGAAGGGCCTGGAGGTGGCGGAGCGCAGTGCGCAGATCCACGACTGGGACACAGCTGGCAGGGTCTTCTTGGACTACATCAACGTCATCCAGACTCTGCAAGCCATACAG ATGGAAGGCCCCGCATATGAGATGGAGCAGCTGCACACGGAGGTGACGTCCCTCTGCGGCCGCATCGAGCTCATCCCCTGTGCCACAGCCAAGGACCGGCTGGCTCAGTCAG AGATGGCAAAGCGTGTCGCCAATATCCTGCGGGTGGTCCTGAGCCTGCAGCAGGGAGGGGAGCCTGGTGCGGATGCCCCTCACATCCCCTTGCGCCACCTCGCACCGCACATCGGTCTGCTGCCCATGCCTGAGGATTACGCCCTAGAGGAGCTGAGAGGCCTCACCCAGTCATACCTCCGTGAGCTCATTGTCGGCCAGTAA